In Panthera uncia isolate 11264 chromosome B4, Puncia_PCG_1.0, whole genome shotgun sequence, one genomic interval encodes:
- the LOC125919021 gene encoding tubulin alpha-1C chain — protein sequence MRECISIHVGQAGVQIGNACWELYCLEHGIQPDGQMPSDKTIGGGDDSFNTFFSETGAGKHVPRAVFVDLEPTVIDEVRTGTYRQLFHPEQLITGKEDAANNYARGHYTIGKEIIDLVLDRIRKLADQCTGLQGFLVFHSFGGGTGSGFTSLLMERLSVDYGKKSKLEFSIYPAPQVSTAVVEPYNSILTTHTTLEHSDCAFMVDNEAIYDICRRNLDIERPTYTNLNRLISQIVSSITASLRFDGALNVDLTEFQTNLVPYPRIHFPLATYAPVISAEKAYHEQLTVAEITNACFEPANQMVKCDPRHGKYMACCLLYRGDVVPKDVNAAIATIKTKRTIQFVDWCPTGFKVGINYQPPTVVPGGDLAKVQRAVCMLSNTTAIAEAWARLDHKFDLMYAKRAFVHWYVGEGMEEGEFSEAREDMAALEKDYEEVGADSAEGEDEGEEY from the exons ATG CGTGAGTGCATCTCCATCCACGTTGGCCAGGCTGGTGTTCAGATTGGCAATGCCTGCTGGGAGCTCTATTGCCTGGAACACGGCATCCAGCCCGATGGCCAGATGCCAAGTGACAAGACCATTGGGGGAGGAGATGACTCCTTCAACACCTTCTTCAGTGAGACGGGCGCTGGCAAGCATGTGCCCAGGGCAGTGTTTGTAGACCTGGAACCCACAGTCATTG atGAAGTTCGCACTGGCACCTACCGCCAGCTCTTCCATCCCGAGCAGCTCATCACAGGCAAGGAAGATGCTGCCAATAACTATGCCCGAGGGCACTACACCATCGGCAAGGAGATCATCGACCTTGTCTTGGACCGAATTCGGAAACTG gccGACCAGTGCACGGGTCTTCAGGGCTTCTTGGTTTTCCACAGCTTTGGAGGGGGAACTGGTTCCGGGTTCACCTCCCTGCTGATGGAACGTCTCTCTGTCGATTATGGCAAGAAGTCTAAGCTGGAGTTCTCCATTTACCCAGCCCCCCAGGTTTCCACTGCTGTCGTTGAGCCCTACAACTCCATCCTCACTACCCACACCACCCTGGAGCACTCTGATTGTGCCTTCATGGTAGACAATGAGGCCATCTATGACATCTGTCGTAGAAACCTCGATATCGAACGCCCAACCTACACTAACCTTAACCGCCTTATTAGCCAGATTGTGTCTTCCATCACTGCTTCCCTCAGATTTGATGGAGCCCTGAATGTGGATCTGACAGAATTCCAGACCAACCTGGTGCCCTATCCCCGCATCCACTTCCCTCTGGCCACATATGCCCCTGTCATCTCTGCTGAGAAAGCCTACCATGAACAGCTTACTGTAGCAGAGATCACCAATGCGTGCTTTGAGCCAGCCAACCAGATGGTGAAATGCGACCCTCGCCATGGTAAATACATGGCTTGCTGCCTGTTGTACCGTGGTGATGTGGTTCCCAAAGATGTCAATGCTGCCATTGCCACCATCAAGACCAAGCGTACCATCCAGTTCGTGGACTGGTGCCCCACTGGCTTCAAAGTTGGCATTAATTACCAGCCTCCCACTGTGGTACCTGGTGGAGACCTGGCCAAAGTACAGCGAGCTGTGTGCATGCTGAGCAACACCACAGCCATTGCTGAGGCCTGGGCTCGCCTGGACCACAAGTTTGACCTGATGTATGCCAAGCGTGCCTTTGTTCACTGGTATGTGGGTGAGGGCATGGAGGAAGGAGAGTTTTCTGAGGCCCGTGAGGACATGGCTGCCCTTGAGAAGGATTATGAGGAGGTTGGAGCAGATAGTGCTGAGGGAGAGGATGAGGGTGAAGAGTATTAA